From a region of the Malania oleifera isolate guangnan ecotype guangnan chromosome 12, ASM2987363v1, whole genome shotgun sequence genome:
- the LOC131144460 gene encoding serine carboxypeptidase-like 45 isoform X2 — protein sequence MGSLHWKTIALAVALLQLMGLSVQADSYLSGFDRITGLPGQPQVSFQQYSGYVTVDQGKQRALFYYFAEAETDPAAKPLVLWLNGGPGCSSLGVGAFSENGPFRPSGAVLVRNDYSWNKEANMLYLETPIGVGFSYSADSTAYEGVNDKITARDNLEFLRKWFVKFPQYKNRSLFISGESYAGHYVPQLAQLMIQFNKKEKSFNLKGIALGNPVLEFATDFNSRAEFFWSHGLISDTTYKMFTSVCNYSRYVGEYYRGSVSSMCSRVMSQVSTETSRFVDKYDVTLDVCISSVLSQSKVLSPQQVSETVDVCVEDETVNYLNRRDVQKALHARLVGIRQWSVCSSVLDYELLNLEIPTISVVGELIKAGIPVLVYSGDQDSVIPLTGSRRLVHGLAEELGLNTTVPYRVWFEEKQVGGWTQVYGDILSFATIRGASHEAPFSQPERSLVLFKAFLEGRPLPEAF from the exons ATGGGGTCTCTGCATTGGAAGACCATTGCATTGGCTGTGGCTCTGCTTCAGCTCATGGGTCTTTCTGTACAAGCAGACTCATATCTTTCTGGATTTGACAGAATCACCGGGTTACCGGGTCAACCCCAGGTGAGTTTTCAGCAGTACTCAGGTTATGTGACCGTTGATCAGGGGAAACAGAGAGCTCTTTTCTACTACTTCGCTGAGGCAGAGACAGATCCAGCCGCCAAGCCCCTTGTCCTCTGGCTCAATGGAG GGCCAGGGTGTTCTTCACTTGGGGTAGGAGCATTTTCGGAGAATGGGCCATTCAGGCCTAGTGGGGCAGTGCTGGTGAGGAACGATTATAGCTGGAACAAAG AGGCAAACATGTTGTATTTGGAGACGCCAATTGGAGTTGGGTTCTCTTATTCAGCCGATTCTACAGCTTATGAGGGTGTGAATGACAAGATCACAG CTAGGGACAATCTCGAGTTCTTGAGAAAATGGTTTGTTAAGTTCCCACAATACAAGAACAGAAGTCTGTTCATCTCAGGCGAAAGCTATGCTG GCCATTACGTTCCACAACTCGCACAACTCATGATTCAATTCAACAAGAAGGAGAAGTCGTTCAATTTGAAAGGAATTGCG CTGGGTAATCCAGTTTTAGAATTCGCGACCGACTTCAATTCGAGGGCTGAGTTTTTCTGGTCTCATGGATTGATATCGGATACCACATACAAAATGTTCACTTCTGTTTGCAACTATTCACGCTATGTGGGGGAATACTACAGAGGCTCTGTTTCATCTATGTGTTCAAGGGTGATGAGCCAAGTGAGCACAGAAACTAGTAGATTTGTAGACAAGTATGATGTCACCCTTGATGTCTGCATATCATCTGTACTCTCTCAATCCAAAGTCCTTAGCCCCCAG CAAGTTAGTGAGACCGTAGACGTGTGTGTGGAAGATGAAACGGTGAATTATTTGAATAGACGAGATGTGCAAAAGGCTCTCCATGCTCGTCTCGTAGGAATCCGCCAATGGTCTGTCTGCAGCAG TGTCTTGGACTATGAGCTGCTTAACTTGGAGATACCAACAATTTCTGTAGTCGGAGAACTTATCAAGGCAGGAATTCCTGTCTTGGTGTATAG TGGCGATCAAGATTCTGTTATACCTTTGACGGGAAGTCGAAGATTGGTTCATGGACTGGCAGAGGAACTAGGACTGAACACAACCGTGCCCTACAGAGTTTGGTTTGAGGAGAAGCAG gTTGGTGGATGGACTCAGGTCTACGGTGATATCCTTTCCTTTGCCACCATTAGAGGAGCATCTCATGAAGCTCCATTTTCTCAACCAGAGAGATCCCTAGTGTTGTTCAAGGCATTTTTGGAGGGTAGACCCTTGCCAGAAGCATTCTGA
- the LOC131144460 gene encoding serine carboxypeptidase-like 45 isoform X1: MGSLHWKTIALAVALLQLMGLSVQADSYLSGFDRITGLPGQPQVSFQQYSGYVTVDQGKQRALFYYFAEAETDPAAKPLVLWLNGGPGCSSLGVGAFSENGPFRPSGAVLVRNDYSWNKEANMLYLETPIGVGFSYSADSTAYEGVNDKITGEDNLEFLRKWFVKFPQYKNRSLFISGESYAGHYVPQLAQLMIQFNKKEKSFNLKGIALGNPVLEFATDFNSRAEFFWSHGLISDTTYKMFTSVCNYSRYVGEYYRGSVSSMCSRVMSQVSTETSRFVDKYDVTLDVCISSVLSQSKVLSPQQVSETVDVCVEDETVNYLNRRDVQKALHARLVGIRQWSVCSSVLDYELLNLEIPTISVVGELIKAGIPVLVYSGDQDSVIPLTGSRRLVHGLAEELGLNTTVPYRVWFEEKQVGGWTQVYGDILSFATIRGASHEAPFSQPERSLVLFKAFLEGRPLPEAF; this comes from the exons ATGGGGTCTCTGCATTGGAAGACCATTGCATTGGCTGTGGCTCTGCTTCAGCTCATGGGTCTTTCTGTACAAGCAGACTCATATCTTTCTGGATTTGACAGAATCACCGGGTTACCGGGTCAACCCCAGGTGAGTTTTCAGCAGTACTCAGGTTATGTGACCGTTGATCAGGGGAAACAGAGAGCTCTTTTCTACTACTTCGCTGAGGCAGAGACAGATCCAGCCGCCAAGCCCCTTGTCCTCTGGCTCAATGGAG GGCCAGGGTGTTCTTCACTTGGGGTAGGAGCATTTTCGGAGAATGGGCCATTCAGGCCTAGTGGGGCAGTGCTGGTGAGGAACGATTATAGCTGGAACAAAG AGGCAAACATGTTGTATTTGGAGACGCCAATTGGAGTTGGGTTCTCTTATTCAGCCGATTCTACAGCTTATGAGGGTGTGAATGACAAGATCACAGGCGA GGACAATCTCGAGTTCTTGAGAAAATGGTTTGTTAAGTTCCCACAATACAAGAACAGAAGTCTGTTCATCTCAGGCGAAAGCTATGCTG GCCATTACGTTCCACAACTCGCACAACTCATGATTCAATTCAACAAGAAGGAGAAGTCGTTCAATTTGAAAGGAATTGCG CTGGGTAATCCAGTTTTAGAATTCGCGACCGACTTCAATTCGAGGGCTGAGTTTTTCTGGTCTCATGGATTGATATCGGATACCACATACAAAATGTTCACTTCTGTTTGCAACTATTCACGCTATGTGGGGGAATACTACAGAGGCTCTGTTTCATCTATGTGTTCAAGGGTGATGAGCCAAGTGAGCACAGAAACTAGTAGATTTGTAGACAAGTATGATGTCACCCTTGATGTCTGCATATCATCTGTACTCTCTCAATCCAAAGTCCTTAGCCCCCAG CAAGTTAGTGAGACCGTAGACGTGTGTGTGGAAGATGAAACGGTGAATTATTTGAATAGACGAGATGTGCAAAAGGCTCTCCATGCTCGTCTCGTAGGAATCCGCCAATGGTCTGTCTGCAGCAG TGTCTTGGACTATGAGCTGCTTAACTTGGAGATACCAACAATTTCTGTAGTCGGAGAACTTATCAAGGCAGGAATTCCTGTCTTGGTGTATAG TGGCGATCAAGATTCTGTTATACCTTTGACGGGAAGTCGAAGATTGGTTCATGGACTGGCAGAGGAACTAGGACTGAACACAACCGTGCCCTACAGAGTTTGGTTTGAGGAGAAGCAG gTTGGTGGATGGACTCAGGTCTACGGTGATATCCTTTCCTTTGCCACCATTAGAGGAGCATCTCATGAAGCTCCATTTTCTCAACCAGAGAGATCCCTAGTGTTGTTCAAGGCATTTTTGGAGGGTAGACCCTTGCCAGAAGCATTCTGA